From Selenomonas ruminantium AC2024, a single genomic window includes:
- the pyrF gene encoding orotidine-5'-phosphate decarboxylase, whose product MADERLIAALDVHTMEDVERLVTTLGDSVSYYKVGMELFYSVGAQVVTWLREQGKDVFLDLKLHDIPNTAAGGICSLMRLGATMLNVHASGGYTMMKTAAERMHAEAEKMGIACPKLIAVTVLTSINQEDWEGLGQAIQIKSAVVRYAKLAKKAGLDGVVASAQEAALIREACGDDFLIVTPGIRPAGSDVNDQSRIATPFNALKDGSTHLVIGRPIYASADPKTAALKILEEMEKVK is encoded by the coding sequence ATGGCAGATGAACGCTTGATAGCAGCACTTGACGTCCACACGATGGAAGATGTGGAACGGCTGGTAACGACATTAGGAGACAGTGTGTCCTATTATAAGGTGGGCATGGAGCTCTTTTACAGTGTAGGCGCTCAGGTAGTAACCTGGCTCAGAGAGCAGGGGAAAGATGTTTTCCTTGACCTCAAACTTCACGATATTCCCAATACGGCGGCGGGCGGTATCTGCTCGCTGATGCGCTTAGGGGCAACGATGCTCAATGTGCATGCGAGCGGCGGCTATACCATGATGAAGACAGCGGCAGAGCGCATGCATGCCGAAGCGGAGAAAATGGGCATTGCCTGCCCAAAACTCATTGCCGTTACGGTTTTGACCAGTATCAATCAAGAGGACTGGGAGGGCTTAGGACAGGCTATCCAGATTAAGAGTGCTGTGGTGCGTTATGCCAAGCTGGCTAAGAAAGCAGGCCTTGATGGTGTGGTGGCCTCAGCGCAGGAAGCTGCCCTGATAAGGGAAGCCTGCGGCGATGATTTTCTGATTGTCACGCCGGGCATCCGTCCTGCGGGCAGCGATGTCAATGACCAGAGCCGCATTGCTACGCCGTTCAACGCCTTGAAGGATGGTTCCACCCATCTGGTGATTGGCCGTCCCATCTATGCTTCGGCTGACCCCAAAACTGCCGCTTTGAAGATTTTAGAAGAAATGGAGAAAGTAAAATAA
- the pyrE gene encoding orotate phosphoribosyltransferase yields MTEQEVKELLIETGAIMDGHFLLTSGLHSPHYVEKFNVLQQPKYTEKLCQAMAEKFKDANIETVVGPMTGGILLAHETGKALGTRAIFTERVDGKMTFRRGFSLHEGERCLIVEDIVTTGGSIKEVIEVVKAHGGIPVAVSMLVDRSGGKADFGDVPCTALLHMNVETYKPEECPMCKQGLAMTKRGSTGKK; encoded by the coding sequence ATGACTGAACAGGAAGTAAAAGAATTACTGATTGAAACCGGTGCAATTATGGATGGGCATTTCCTTTTGACCTCCGGCCTGCACAGCCCGCACTATGTGGAAAAGTTCAATGTGCTGCAGCAGCCGAAGTACACGGAAAAACTCTGTCAGGCCATGGCTGAAAAATTCAAGGATGCCAATATTGAAACGGTAGTCGGCCCGATGACCGGCGGTATCCTGCTGGCCCATGAAACCGGCAAGGCTCTGGGAACCCGTGCCATCTTCACCGAGCGCGTGGATGGCAAGATGACCTTCCGTCGCGGTTTCTCCCTGCATGAAGGCGAGCGCTGCCTGATTGTGGAAGATATTGTGACGACCGGTGGTTCCATCAAAGAAGTCATCGAAGTGGTCAAGGCCCATGGCGGCATCCCCGTAGCTGTGAGCATGCTTGTAGACCGCAGTGGTGGCAAGGCTGATTTCGGCGATGTTCCCTGCACGGCACTTCTGCATATGAATGTAGAAACCTACAAGCCGGAGGAATGTCCGATGTGCAAGCAGGGCCTGGCTATGACCAAGAGAGGCAGCACAGGAAAAAAATAA
- a CDS encoding methyl-accepting chemotaxis protein — protein sequence MFKIFEEPKRAEAATPTPVSPAVTELSDIKTAYLAKSELTALRLKELVDVAEGAALVLGFVSPDLDVPEVARLIKAEIPSSTKLLLMTTSGELCRAPGSQTLYCDAAEHRGKVLLQSFSKRMIANMYTMHIPLPDSDLRSGNVEMTVNDRVEAIRREIDKHRIPFRLSVGHSFAMVYIDGVTSCESFVSQAMFDSGKFPIPFIGGSSAGNLDFAHTYIYDDNQCLENHAVIVLVRLHNEYRYGIFKSQAVERTDASVVVGTANSALRYVETVEGPDGEVPIIDALKNYFHVNTTAEVQARMQDYTFATDVHGEDFVRTLSGIDEANNRINFFCDVVTGERLHLMKRVSLSNTLSRDLREYNKNKPAPLGGILNDCILRRLGYPDEIKHIDEFKDLPVAGFSSFGEIAGLHMNETLTAIFFYHVPTGTTFTDEYIDNFARIYANCNAFFFNRIIDRQKHMDKLKDNLITMFHDYQSKMPDIVKTIMRMSTDVDQIQNAIQQLSGGIDEQNGLFNQLTERNREITPKLDMLSQSTQKINDVMKLINEIAAQTNLLSLNAAIEAARAGEAGRGFSVVAQEVRKLAENTQTNVHVSDDAISSLIHDVNEINKILADNKDFEERINDFDANFARQMKELHKNLNEGISHIQKSTQSIKALESINERTSLEMEKLTTTIHNIQMGI from the coding sequence ATGTTCAAAATCTTTGAAGAGCCCAAGCGTGCCGAAGCCGCAACTCCAACGCCCGTTTCTCCGGCAGTAACCGAACTTTCCGATATCAAGACTGCCTATCTTGCCAAGAGTGAACTCACCGCCCTGCGGCTGAAGGAACTCGTAGATGTAGCTGAAGGTGCCGCTCTGGTCTTGGGCTTCGTTTCCCCGGACCTGGATGTACCGGAAGTTGCCCGGCTTATCAAAGCCGAAATTCCTTCCAGTACAAAACTTTTGCTGATGACTACCTCCGGTGAACTCTGCCGGGCTCCCGGCAGTCAGACGCTCTACTGCGATGCTGCAGAGCACCGGGGAAAAGTCCTCCTGCAGTCTTTCTCCAAACGCATGATTGCCAATATGTACACCATGCATATTCCTCTGCCGGACAGCGACCTGCGCAGCGGCAATGTAGAAATGACGGTCAATGACCGCGTAGAGGCCATCCGCCGGGAAATCGACAAGCATCGCATCCCCTTCCGCTTGAGCGTTGGCCATTCATTCGCCATGGTTTACATTGATGGCGTAACGAGTTGCGAATCGTTCGTTTCGCAGGCTATGTTTGATTCGGGCAAGTTCCCCATTCCCTTTATCGGCGGCAGCTCTGCCGGTAATCTGGACTTTGCCCATACCTATATCTATGACGACAACCAGTGTCTGGAAAATCATGCAGTCATCGTTCTCGTACGTCTGCATAACGAATACCGCTATGGTATCTTCAAATCGCAAGCTGTGGAACGCACGGACGCTTCCGTGGTTGTTGGTACTGCCAACAGCGCCCTGCGTTATGTGGAAACGGTCGAAGGGCCTGACGGCGAAGTTCCCATTATCGACGCCCTCAAGAATTATTTCCATGTAAATACCACTGCTGAAGTACAGGCACGGATGCAGGATTACACCTTCGCCACAGATGTTCATGGCGAGGACTTCGTCCGTACCCTCTCGGGAATTGATGAAGCTAACAACCGCATCAACTTCTTCTGCGATGTAGTGACTGGCGAGCGTCTCCATCTGATGAAACGTGTATCCCTGTCCAACACCCTGTCGCGTGATTTGCGGGAATACAACAAGAATAAACCGGCTCCTCTGGGCGGCATCTTAAACGACTGTATCCTGCGCCGCCTTGGCTATCCGGATGAAATCAAACATATCGATGAATTCAAGGACCTTCCTGTTGCCGGTTTCTCCAGCTTTGGTGAAATTGCCGGGTTGCATATGAATGAAACCCTCACGGCTATCTTCTTCTATCATGTACCCACGGGCACAACCTTCACCGATGAATACATCGATAATTTTGCCCGTATCTATGCAAACTGCAACGCATTCTTCTTCAACCGCATCATCGACCGTCAGAAGCATATGGACAAGCTTAAGGATAACCTTATTACCATGTTCCATGATTATCAGTCCAAGATGCCGGATATTGTCAAGACCATCATGCGCATGTCCACTGATGTTGACCAGATTCAGAATGCGATTCAGCAGCTCTCCGGCGGCATCGATGAGCAGAACGGTCTCTTTAATCAGCTGACGGAACGCAACCGGGAAATTACCCCGAAACTGGATATGCTCTCCCAGAGCACCCAGAAAATCAATGATGTCATGAAGCTCATTAACGAGATTGCTGCGCAGACCAATCTGCTGTCCCTCAACGCAGCCATTGAAGCCGCCCGTGCAGGTGAGGCTGGCCGTGGCTTCTCAGTCGTAGCGCAGGAAGTCCGGAAATTGGCAGAAAACACCCAGACCAATGTTCATGTATCGGATGATGCCATCAGTTCGCTTATCCATGATGTCAATGAAATCAACAAGATTTTGGCTGACAACAAGGACTTTGAAGAACGCATCAACGATTTCGATGCCAACTTCGCTAGACAAATGAAGGAACTGCACAAAAACCTCAACGAAGGTATCAGTCATATTCAGAAATCCACCCAGTCCATCAAGGCTCTGGAATCCATCAATGAACGCACCAGCCTTGAAATGGAAAAACTCACCACTACCATTCACAACATTCAGATGGGTATCTGA